One window of Nicotiana tomentosiformis chromosome 11, ASM39032v3, whole genome shotgun sequence genomic DNA carries:
- the LOC138901180 gene encoding uncharacterized protein produces the protein MDQILGAPPVLKGPDSKKYTQFPYKPSATLELISKHFKMLDVPKYDGTSDPREHITIYTMAVKGNDLTSHEIESVLLKKFGETLTRGALTWYSLLPEHSIDSFEMLVDSFIKAHTGARKVQARKFDIFRITQGESELLREFVTRFQKERMLLPTVPDEWATKAFTNGLNLISSDASHKLKESLLKF, from the coding sequence atggaccaaattcTGGGTGCACCACCGGTGCTAAAAGGtccggactcaaagaagtatactcaatttcCATACAAACCAAGCGCGACACTAGAATTAATCTCGAAGCATTTTAAAATGCTCGATGTGccgaagtatgatggaacttcagaccctcGAGAGCATATTACCATCTATACAATGGCAGTGAAGGGGAATGATTTAACTTCTCATGAAATTGAATctgttttgctgaagaaatttggagagactctcaccaggggagccttgacgtggtattcattgttacccgagcattccatagattctttTGAGATGCTCGTAGATTCTTTTATTAAGGCTCACACCGGTGCTAGAAAAGTGCAGGCCCGAAAGTTCGACATATTCAGAATTACGCAAGGAGAATCCGAGTTGCTGCGAGAATTCGTTACCCgattccaaaaggaaagaatgttACTCCCAACTGTTCCTGATGAATGGGCGACTAAAGCGTTCACCAATGGACTGAATCTGATAAGTTCGGACGCTTCCCATAAATTGAAGGAAAGCCTGCTTAAGTTTTAA